The genomic DNA AAATGCGCTGGCCGTCTTTCCCCCGGAGTTTGTCTTCAAATACCTCTTCCGTTCCACTGACCCCGATGAGGGAATCGGCTGTGTATCCTTTATCCTTCACTTTCTCCAGCTTCTCTGCTGTAAGCTTTCCGATATAGCCCGTCAAGTGGGCCGTCGCTTCTCCGAACGGATACTCCCTTGCTTTCACACGCTTGGAGTAGAGCCCATCAAGATCGATGACTTCCAGGGCAAGGGGGCGCTCGGAAAGGGGCAGCTTCTTGATCGGAACGAAATACTCCGGCTGCACCCAGCTTTGATCGAGTTCTTTTTTTATCGCCTCTTCCGACGTATCAAGGAGATCGGCGACCTTTTTCAAATTGCCTTCATCAAATTCACCAGGTACGATCCCGATCTGGAACGCTTCACCGTTCACGGCAAGGGGCTGATCATTACGGTCGTAGATTTCCCCGCGCTGAGCGGTGATCGTGTCGATCCCGACCTTATCCCCATCCTCAAGTTCAGGCAGAATAAAGGAAGGATCCCAGTTGACATACCAATCCTCTTTATCATCCCGCTCTTCTTTTGTAAGCTTCACGTTCTGATCGTACTTCACTTCACCGGCCGAAGTGTTGAAGCTGATGGTGACGGGGAACTCAGCTTCCTTCTTTTTATCCCAGTCCGTATCATCCTTCGGTGCTTTGAACGTCACCTTCAGATCCGATACACCGGTGTCCTCATAAATTTTCTTATACCGGTCGACAAAATCCTTCTTTTTATACGAGTCCTTTGTCTCGGTACTCAAGTAGCTGCCGTACATGTCATCAAACGTCTGTTTATTCCACAATTTCACATAATCCTTCAGGCGATCATCGGGCTTCGATTGCTCCTGACACCCCGCCAGTACAAGTCCGAATACCAAAAGGAAACATAGTAAGAGTATCTTGCGCATGAAATCGTCATCCCCTAATGTAGATTTTTCCTCTATTTTCATTCTTTCAAAAAGACCGGTAACTTTCAATAAAAAGTCACCGATCTGTACCATTAAAATCCACCGCTTCCTAAGGATTCTCTTCAATGGATGATGCATTTTATAAAAAATTTGTTATAATAGACAATCGTAAGAGTAATAAGGAAGAAATCCTAAGATTATATCTTGCAAATATTAATCGACAGGTGGAATAAAAATGAACGACTATCGCGTTTTACTGTATTACAACTATGTAAATGTGGAAAATGCAGAGGAATACGCTCCTCAGCATAAAGCCAAGTGTGAAGAAATCGGACTGCTCGGACGCATCCTGATTTCTGAAGAAGGAATCAACGGAACATGCTCCGGAACAGTTGAACAGACTGACGCTTACATGGAGTATATGAGAAACGACCCGCGTTTCAAAGACACGGTCTTCAAAATTGAAGAAACAGATGGCCACGCGTTCAAGAAATTGAAGGTCAAATACCGTAAAGAACTGGTTACCCTTCGCCTTGAAGATGATGTAGATCCGAATAAACTTACTGGCCAATACCTTGAGCCGAAAGAATTCTACGAACAAATCCAGCGCGAAGACACCATCGTCCTCGACGCACGGAATGATTATGAATATGACCTTGGACACTTCAGAGGCGCGATCCGCCCGGATATCCGCAACTTCCGCGACCTTCCGCAATGGATCCGCGACAACAAAGAAAAGTTCATGGATAAAAAGATCATCACCTATTGCACAGGCGGAATCCGCTGTGAGAAATTCTCCGGCTGGCTCCTGAAAGAAGGATTCGAAGACGTTGCACAGCTTCACGGAGGCATCGTGACGTACGGTCAGGATCCAGAAGTGCAGGGTGACCTATGGGACGGCCAGCTCTACGTATTCGATGAGCGTATCTCAGTACCGGTCAACCGTAAAGAGCACGTGGTCATTGCCCGTGACTTCTACGACGGCGAACCATGTGAACGCTACGTCAACTGCGCGTACCCGCCATGTAACCAAAAAATTATCTGCTCTGAAGAAAATGAGCACAAATATATGAGAAGCTGCTCTCACGAATGCCGCACACATCCTGAAAACCGTTATGTACAAGAATACGGTCTCACAGAAGAAGAAGTGGCAGAACGCCTCGCTGTAATCGAGCGTGAGAAAGAAACAGCTGCGATCTAAATAGAATCACAAACAAGCTGCCGGATGTCGGCAGCTTGTTTTTTTATTTTGACAGTTTCGAGTTTCTTTAATAGATTTTTGAGGGATTAGGGGAAAATTCCAGTTCGCTTATTACTTTTAAGTTCATCTACTTTGGTAAACATTAGTACTGTTATTTTTAAGAGTGAGCGGTTTGTATCTAGTCCGTTCCTTTTCGCTGCAGGCGCTTGCTTTCCTGCGGGGAGGGTGTCGAGCCTCCTCGTGCCTGCGGGGTCTCGCCACTCCTCCTTTTCCGCTGGAGTCAAGCGCCTTGCGCTTCAATCCACTCTTTGGTTTTAATGCCGATATGAGTGGTAATCGACGAGGATTCGAACATACGACATTCACGGTGGCAGGTTTTTTTAGTTAGGCATTTGTCTTATATGGCTCGCAGTCGCGATGGTTGTTCTTCAAAAGCGTGTAAAAGGCACAGGAGCGTTCCTTTCCGCTGCAGGCGCTTGCTTTCCTGCGGGGAGGGCGGCAAGCCTCCTCGTGCCTGCGGGGTCTCGCCGCTCCTCCTTTTCCGCTGGAGTCAAGCGCCTTCCGCTTCAATCCACTCTTTGGTTTTAATAGAGGGTGGTATATGAATTGATTTTTAATTGAGATTTTTAGAGCATCCTGAATAAATTGTCTTAAACAAATCAGTATAGAAAAATGTACTGTGGCCCCCTCTTGTTCTAATCACCTTGAAAAGATAGTATCATTTCCAAGAACAATAGCAATTGCTCCTCCAAAATACACAGTGCAGCGGAGGCCGACCGACTCCAGCGGGAATAGCGGGCAGGGTGAGACCCTGCAGGCGCAGGTAAAGCGGCTCACCGTCCACCCCGCAGAAAAGCGGACGGCCGCAGCGAAACGGAACGCCACTTCTCCCCTCTAAACCTAATACAAAGGTGGATTGTCAGACAGCGATCACTCATCCTCTTCCACACAATGCAGTGCAGCGGAGGCCACCCGACTCCTATGGGAATAGCGGGCAGGGTGAGACCCTGCAGGCTTGCCGAAGCGGCTCACCGCACGCCCCATGGAAAGCGGGTGGCCGCAGCGAAACGGAACGCCCCTTTTCTCATCTATACCTAATGAAAATGTGGGTTGTCAGACAGCGATCACTCATCCTCTCCCACACAGTGCAGTGCAGCGGAGGCCGGCCGACTCCCGCGGGAATAGTGGGCAGGTGAGACCCTGCAAGCGCAGCGGAACGGAACGTCCCATCCCCCATCCATTACTAATCAAAAAGAGAACCAGCTTATCCTCCTCCAATACAAAACCTTCCAACCACTAACCCAAGCAGATTATTAGTCAAACACCCCGTCCAACCACTATGATTATTCCCGTACCAAACGAAGGAGGCAAACCACATGAACGAAAAATTCAAAGAACTGCTATCTCCATATACATTCAAAAATGGAATCGAACTCAAAAACCGCGTGATCATGGCACCGATGACGAACTTCTCATCCGATGACAACGGCAACGTGACAGATGCAGAAGTCGACTATTACGCCCGCCGCTCACAAGGTGTCAGCATGGTCATCACGGCCTGCACCAATGTGACACCGAACGGAAAAGGGTTCCCAGGTGAATTCGCCGGTCATTCAGATGACATGATCCCAAGCCTTGAGCGTCTTGCTAAAGGCATCAAGGACCAAGGCGCCAAAGCCATCCTGCAAATCTTCCACGGCGGCGTTCAATGTCCACCGGAACTCGTGGATGGCGACGTCGTGAGTGCAAGTGACCTCACAGGCGAAAACGGCGAGAAAAAAGCCCGCGGTTTATCTCAAGGTGAAATCGAAGAAATCATCGAAGCATTCGGTGAAACAACACGCCGTGCCATTGAAGCCGGATACGACGGAGTCGAGATCCACGGTGCGAACGGATATCTTCTTCACCAGTTCTTCTCTCCGATGACAAATCAGCGTGAAGATCAATTTGGTGGAAGCCTTGAAAACCGCATGGCATTCCCACTTGCTGTTGTAGATAAAATCAAGAGTGTGGTGGATGAGCATGCCACTGCTCCATTCCTTGTCGGCTACCGCTTCTCTCCTGAAGAGCCGGAAGAGAACGGCTTCACCATGGGTGAAACCTTGAAGTTTGTCGATGCCCTAGCGGATAAAGAACTTGATTATCTCCACGTATCACTCTTTGACTTCTTCTCTACACCGCGCAGCGGAGTGGATGATCTTGAGAAAACCCGTATCGACTACCTGCTTGAAACCATCGGTGACCGTGCGCCCCTTATCGGCGTAGGTTCCATCTATTCAGCAGAGGATGCGTATAAAGCATTCCAGACCGATGTACCGCTTCTAGCAATCGGCCGCGAGCTCATCATCGATCCTGACTGGGTTCAGAAGATCGAAGAAGGTCGCGAGAATGAAATCATCACGGAAATCGATAAAGAAAAACAAAAAGAACTCGTCATCCCGGATCCACTCTGGAATGCCGTCTTGAATACTCCAGGCTGGTTCCCTGGCGTTTAATACGTGATATTCAACAAAAAGGACCCTTGCGCTGCATGTTGCACGCAAGGGTCCTTTTTCTATTATGGTCGGCCACATACTCCTAAGAGCTTGCAGAGCCAGTTTTTCAATTTCTTGATGATGTCACGGATGTGATCTCCCCAGCCGCCGTGGCCGTCGTCGTCACCGTCTCCATCATCACCGCCGCCGTCACCTGGATCATCTTGCTTGACCTCTTGTACGATGCGGTCTTCCAGCTCCGGTGAAACCGGGCTATTCTTCTCAAGGTATTCTGTCATGACTTCGAAGTCCACTTGGAACAGCTCCGTCATGCGTCCATCGTCTTTTGCTTCCTTCAGCATGGAGTATCCGTCTCCACCATCTGCTGTGAACGCATTTGTTGCCACTGTGTACATCGCTGCTGGATCAAGCTTTTCAAATCCGTTGTCTGTTTTCACATCAACAGACCATACACGCTCTCCAACAGGCTGATTCACATCATACTTGAATTTGATTCCTGAAACCTGCAGGAAGCGACCCTCGCCGGACTCGACGGCGCTTACGCTATGCTCGAGTGCCTGCTTGATTTCTTCTCCTGTCAGATCGATCGCAACCAAGTTGTTGCCGAAAGGCAGGGTTGTCAATACATCTCCGAGCGTGATGTCTCCTTCATCGATTGACGCCCTGATTCCTCCACCATTTTGGAAGGCGATATGTGTCTTCACCGATTCGTTGGCTTTAGCCACCATTCCATCGGTGATCAGATTTCCAAGGTTCGTTTCCTTCGTACGGACGTCAGCGCGTTCTCCATTCAATGGAACGTCACTTGAACCGACCACTTCAGACATAAGCTCATCAAGAGGTGCTTTGTACTCCTGTACTTTTGCTTCTGCTTCAGGGTCTTTTTCATAATTGGCAAGTGGGACAAGTTCCCCTTTGTATTCCTTGATGACACCTTCAGGATCGAATGTGACATCGAGATTACCGATGTTGTTCAAGTATTCTCCTGTCTGCACGATCAGTGTAGGTTCGTCCTTTTCAACGAATGTCGGTTCTTTCAAAGCCGTGTGGGAGTGACCACCGACGATTACATCAATGCCGTCCACTTCTTCTGCAAGATCCTGATCAGGTCCGTATCCAAGGTGGGACAGGACGACGATCTTATTCACACCTTCTTCTTGGAGCATGGAGATCGTCGCATTGGAAGATTCCACGACATCCTCGAACACGATGTCTTCACTTGGGTTGGCAAGGAAAGAGGTGTCAGGCGTCGTCAATCCGAAGATTCCGACCTTCTCACCGTCGATTTCCTTGATGATGGCAGGGTAGATCTTCCCGCCTTCAGCCGGGTCACCGATTTCATCTTTGTAAAGCGGGGACAGGTCCTTATCGGCTGTCACGTTCACGTTTGATGATACCATCGGGAATCTCATTTCTTTGATGAAATTGGCCAGGACGTTTGAATCTTTATCAAATTCATGGTTACCGAATGTCATGGCATCGAAATTCAGGTCGTTCATGAATGACAGATCTGCCAGACCAAGATACTGGCGGAAATAAAGTGTGCCGGAGAATACATCCCCTGCATCCACCAGGAGGGAATTCGGTTTACGAAGATCATCCACTGCCGTCACAAGCTGCGGGTATTGCTCCACATGGGCATGGCTGTCATTCGTATGAAGAATCGATAGATCAAAGTCCTTCGGCTCTTCAGGTTCCTGTTGCGCATTCAGGTCAAGCTGTGCCACCAGGGCATCATGATCGCTTGCACGCCCATGCTCTTCCATATAAGGAGAGTTGAAGTTGACGATGTCAAACTCGGCTTGATCAGCCAGGCGATTCGACACAAGCATATGATCGAGCACCTGTGCATTTCCTTGATACGAATACGTATAGCGCTCGTTTGCAGGAAGTGTCTCGATTAAGTTCGTGAGCTCTTCCCCTTTAAGTTTTTGAAGCGGTGCAGAGAATTCAAAGTCATTCAAGTCGCCAAGTACCACGACGTTTGCCTCTTCATTCTTCGCTTCGATAT from Rossellomorea marisflavi includes the following:
- a CDS encoding rhodanese-related sulfurtransferase, coding for MNDYRVLLYYNYVNVENAEEYAPQHKAKCEEIGLLGRILISEEGINGTCSGTVEQTDAYMEYMRNDPRFKDTVFKIEETDGHAFKKLKVKYRKELVTLRLEDDVDPNKLTGQYLEPKEFYEQIQREDTIVLDARNDYEYDLGHFRGAIRPDIRNFRDLPQWIRDNKEKFMDKKIITYCTGGIRCEKFSGWLLKEGFEDVAQLHGGIVTYGQDPEVQGDLWDGQLYVFDERISVPVNRKEHVVIARDFYDGEPCERYVNCAYPPCNQKIICSEENEHKYMRSCSHECRTHPENRYVQEYGLTEEEVAERLAVIEREKETAAI
- a CDS encoding 5'-nucleotidase C-terminal domain-containing protein, whose protein sequence is MKKPLFALMTVFVMLIAMLPAAAGAAGTMTVQKAIDNNTGNGTVTGYIVGHTISGSNYNNKAPFSNDFNIAIADSANETDPAKILPVQLPSSFRAQFGLQTNPDMIGEKIVVTGQLTAYFNVPGLKNPTAITVDGAEPGEPDPFEGIEGLRIHDIQGESHTSPYNLKNVKEVEGIVTHVVDGSNFYMQDDQPDDNEKTSEGILVYKPSHGVRTGDAVKVDGQVKEWVLDGYAEKLQTDLTTTEINSQNGNVVVQSSGNELPEALVIGKDIFPPTDVIDSDGLEEFNPDVDAIDFYESIEGMRISLEDPTVTGPQKYGELPVITEQVEGKNYTKEGAPLLTADNQNPERMFIQLQDRNYVAKTGDQFDGTVTGVISYSFSNFKILVNDDELPALNEREFTPETTTIEKDEDKLTIASYNIENFDASDTTKRDKLAKSMVENLGSPDIIGLVEVLDDSGTKDDGTVKADGNYKALSDASVKFGGPAYKWTEIAPQDKQDGGVPGGNIRVGYLYNPERVTLAEGEKGDQTTAVGYENGSLTLNPGRIDPTNDAFRSSRKSLAAQFDFNGEDVIVIANHFNSKGGDEPLFGRNQPPTLGSETQRLKIAEVINGFVSDIEAKNEEANVVVLGDLNDFEFSAPLQKLKGEELTNLIETLPANERYTYSYQGNAQVLDHMLVSNRLADQAEFDIVNFNSPYMEEHGRASDHDALVAQLDLNAQQEPEEPKDFDLSILHTNDSHAHVEQYPQLVTAVDDLRKPNSLLVDAGDVFSGTLYFRQYLGLADLSFMNDLNFDAMTFGNHEFDKDSNVLANFIKEMRFPMVSSNVNVTADKDLSPLYKDEIGDPAEGGKIYPAIIKEIDGEKVGIFGLTTPDTSFLANPSEDIVFEDVVESSNATISMLQEEGVNKIVVLSHLGYGPDQDLAEEVDGIDVIVGGHSHTALKEPTFVEKDEPTLIVQTGEYLNNIGNLDVTFDPEGVIKEYKGELVPLANYEKDPEAEAKVQEYKAPLDELMSEVVGSSDVPLNGERADVRTKETNLGNLITDGMVAKANESVKTHIAFQNGGGIRASIDEGDITLGDVLTTLPFGNNLVAIDLTGEEIKQALEHSVSAVESGEGRFLQVSGIKFKYDVNQPVGERVWSVDVKTDNGFEKLDPAAMYTVATNAFTADGGDGYSMLKEAKDDGRMTELFQVDFEVMTEYLEKNSPVSPELEDRIVQEVKQDDPGDGGGDDGDGDDDGHGGWGDHIRDIIKKLKNWLCKLLGVCGRP
- a CDS encoding NADH-dependent flavin oxidoreductase, producing MNEKFKELLSPYTFKNGIELKNRVIMAPMTNFSSDDNGNVTDAEVDYYARRSQGVSMVITACTNVTPNGKGFPGEFAGHSDDMIPSLERLAKGIKDQGAKAILQIFHGGVQCPPELVDGDVVSASDLTGENGEKKARGLSQGEIEEIIEAFGETTRRAIEAGYDGVEIHGANGYLLHQFFSPMTNQREDQFGGSLENRMAFPLAVVDKIKSVVDEHATAPFLVGYRFSPEEPEENGFTMGETLKFVDALADKELDYLHVSLFDFFSTPRSGVDDLEKTRIDYLLETIGDRAPLIGVGSIYSAEDAYKAFQTDVPLLAIGRELIIDPDWVQKIEEGRENEIITEIDKEKQKELVIPDPLWNAVLNTPGWFPGV